In Mytilus trossulus isolate FHL-02 chromosome 14, PNRI_Mtr1.1.1.hap1, whole genome shotgun sequence, a genomic segment contains:
- the LOC134695839 gene encoding magnesium transporter NIPA2-like isoform X1: protein MKTANFFVGSFDFLSKMSYNNTTQPNILNVTEETLHQVSEEDIYGFWIGFSLAVFSNAFTGSSYIVKKLGLNRVAKKQEGVLPDHDGYGYLKEWLWWVGMSLMIFGEILNFLAYIFAPATLVTPLGALSVIVTAVMSSIFLKERLNIIGKVSCGLCVIGSTVMVVHSPQETQVHSMDEMLEKVQEPIFIVYCLTLLGVALVFIIILAPKYGGKYVLVYQAICGILGSFTVMGSKGTGIAISQTVKGDQQFTNWFTYVNLAIVIACILVELNFLNRSLAKFNTAVVIPINYVLFTSFVVSLSAVLFKDFFYMNWKDIVSFFLGFIIVVGGIFLLNSFKDMDITMKNLPKAHKKEIEKDETINILVNGNIKNTNDTYRKLDNSQSIASIDQIVFETK from the exons ATGAAAACTGCCAATTTTTTCGTCGGCTCGTTTGATTTCCTGTCAAAG atgtCTTATAACAACACTACCCAaccaaacattttaaatgtaacTGAGGAAACGTTACATCAAGTATCTGAGGAAGATATATATGGTTTCTGGATAGGATTTAGTCTCGCTGTATTTTCAAATGCATTCACTGGAAGCAGTTATATAGTGAAGAAACTTGGATTAAATAGAGTTGCCAAGAAACAAGAAGGAGTACTGCCAG aTCATGATGGATATGGTTATCTTAAAGAGTGGCTTTGGTGGGTCGGGATGAGCTTAA TGATCTTTGGAGAAATCCTGAACTTTTTAGCCTACATTTTTGCCCCGGCCACATTGGTTACACCATTAGGTGCTCTGAGTGTTATTGTGAC AGCTGTCATGTCAtcaatatttttgaaagaaagacTGAATATAATAGGTAAAGTGAGCTGTGGATTGTGTGTGATTGGATCCACTGTTATGGTTGTACATTCACCCCAAGAAACCCAAGTTCACAGTATGGATGAAATGTTAGAGAAAGTTCAAGAACCaa tatttatCGTGTACTGTTTAACGCTATTAGGCGTTGCATTGGTGTTTATAATAATCCTAGCGCCGAAATATGGAGGAAAATATGTACTGGTTTACCAAGCGATTTGTGGGATCCTTGGCTCTTTTACTGTAATGGGATCTAAAGGAACCGGTATAGCTATATCACAGACAGTCAAAGGGGACCAGCAATTCACGAACTGGTTTACTTATGTAAATCTGGCTATAGTAATTGCATGCATCTTGGTTGAGCTGAACTTTCTGAACCGGTCGTTAGCTAAATTCAACACGGCTGTTGTGATACCAATTAACTACGTGCTATTTACATCGTTCGTTGTTTCTTTGTCTGCTGTTTTATTCAAAGACTTTTTCTACATGAACTGGAAGGATATAGTATCGTTCTTCTTAGGTTTCATCATTGTAGTAGGTGGAATATTTTTACTTAATTCCTTTAAAGACATGGATATAAcgatgaaaaatctaccaaaggCTCATAAGAAAGAAATAGAAAAGGATGAAACTATTAACATTCTAGTCAATGGAAATATCAAAAATACTAACGATACTTATCGAAAACTGGACAATAGTCAAAGTATAGCTAGTATAGACCAGAttgtatttgaaacaaaatga
- the LOC134695839 gene encoding magnesium transporter NIPA2-like isoform X2, whose product MSYNNTTQPNILNVTEETLHQVSEEDIYGFWIGFSLAVFSNAFTGSSYIVKKLGLNRVAKKQEGVLPDHDGYGYLKEWLWWVGMSLMIFGEILNFLAYIFAPATLVTPLGALSVIVTAVMSSIFLKERLNIIGKVSCGLCVIGSTVMVVHSPQETQVHSMDEMLEKVQEPIFIVYCLTLLGVALVFIIILAPKYGGKYVLVYQAICGILGSFTVMGSKGTGIAISQTVKGDQQFTNWFTYVNLAIVIACILVELNFLNRSLAKFNTAVVIPINYVLFTSFVVSLSAVLFKDFFYMNWKDIVSFFLGFIIVVGGIFLLNSFKDMDITMKNLPKAHKKEIEKDETINILVNGNIKNTNDTYRKLDNSQSIASIDQIVFETK is encoded by the exons atgtCTTATAACAACACTACCCAaccaaacattttaaatgtaacTGAGGAAACGTTACATCAAGTATCTGAGGAAGATATATATGGTTTCTGGATAGGATTTAGTCTCGCTGTATTTTCAAATGCATTCACTGGAAGCAGTTATATAGTGAAGAAACTTGGATTAAATAGAGTTGCCAAGAAACAAGAAGGAGTACTGCCAG aTCATGATGGATATGGTTATCTTAAAGAGTGGCTTTGGTGGGTCGGGATGAGCTTAA TGATCTTTGGAGAAATCCTGAACTTTTTAGCCTACATTTTTGCCCCGGCCACATTGGTTACACCATTAGGTGCTCTGAGTGTTATTGTGAC AGCTGTCATGTCAtcaatatttttgaaagaaagacTGAATATAATAGGTAAAGTGAGCTGTGGATTGTGTGTGATTGGATCCACTGTTATGGTTGTACATTCACCCCAAGAAACCCAAGTTCACAGTATGGATGAAATGTTAGAGAAAGTTCAAGAACCaa tatttatCGTGTACTGTTTAACGCTATTAGGCGTTGCATTGGTGTTTATAATAATCCTAGCGCCGAAATATGGAGGAAAATATGTACTGGTTTACCAAGCGATTTGTGGGATCCTTGGCTCTTTTACTGTAATGGGATCTAAAGGAACCGGTATAGCTATATCACAGACAGTCAAAGGGGACCAGCAATTCACGAACTGGTTTACTTATGTAAATCTGGCTATAGTAATTGCATGCATCTTGGTTGAGCTGAACTTTCTGAACCGGTCGTTAGCTAAATTCAACACGGCTGTTGTGATACCAATTAACTACGTGCTATTTACATCGTTCGTTGTTTCTTTGTCTGCTGTTTTATTCAAAGACTTTTTCTACATGAACTGGAAGGATATAGTATCGTTCTTCTTAGGTTTCATCATTGTAGTAGGTGGAATATTTTTACTTAATTCCTTTAAAGACATGGATATAAcgatgaaaaatctaccaaaggCTCATAAGAAAGAAATAGAAAAGGATGAAACTATTAACATTCTAGTCAATGGAAATATCAAAAATACTAACGATACTTATCGAAAACTGGACAATAGTCAAAGTATAGCTAGTATAGACCAGAttgtatttgaaacaaaatga
- the LOC134696214 gene encoding magnesium transporter NIPA2-like isoform X1, with product MKKIIQMENFTSLAEMSDPNTTQSPLPNVTEPTEHMVSDEDIYGFWNGFSLAVISNAFIGSSFIFKKRGLIRIAKRRGTRADQGGYGYLKEWLWWLGMFLMIFGEILNFVAYAFAPATLVTPLGALSVIVAAVMSSIFLKERLNIIGKVSCGLCVIGSTVMVMHSPKETKVHTMDQMLEKVQEPGFIVFCLLLLVISMVFMIYLAPRYGSKSVMVYVTICATLGAFTVMGCKGMGVAVTQTIKGDQQFTNWFTYLMLAIVITCILVQLNFLNRALDIFNTAVVTPIYYVLFTSCVVSLSAVLFKDFFYMDWKDILSFFLGFITVVGGIFLLNAFKYMNISMKNLPKAHKKDTEKQDENANMSVNGDIMCHTDDEEDVDAYQRLANSHSVASMDHIEFEIDTNLKS from the exons ATGTCTGACCCTAATACTACTCAATCCCCCCTTCCGAACGTAACAGAACCCACAGAACATATGGTATCTGATGAAGATATCTATGGCTTCTGGAATGGCTTTAGTTTAGCCGTCATCTCCAACGCATTCATTGGCAGCAGCTTCATCTTCAAGAAACGGGGATTAATACGAATCGCTAAACGGAGAGGAACAAGAGCCG ATCAGGGTGGATATGGATATCTAAAAGAGTGGCTGTGGTGGCTTGGAATGTTCCTGA TGATTTTCGGAGAAATACTCAATTTTGTTGCCTACGCATTTGCCCCAGCAACATTGGTTACACCACTGGGCGCTCTGAGTGTTATTGTGGC AGCTGTTATGTCCTCAATTTTTCTGAAAGAAAGACTGAATATAATAGGTAAAGTGAGCTGTGGATTGTGTGTGATTGGATCAACAGTCATGGTTATGCAttctccaaaagagaccaaagtTCACACAATGGATCAAATGTTAGAAAAAGTTCAAGAGCCAG gttTCATCGTATTTTGTCTGCTACTTTTGGTTATATCAATGGTGTTCATGATATATCTAGCACCTCGATACGGAAGTAAATCTGTAATGGTTTACGTCACTATCTGCGCAACTCTCGGCGCTTTTACTGTGATGGGTTGTAAAGGAATGGGTGTAGCTGTTACACAGACAATAAAAGGGGACCAGCAATTCACGAACTGGTTTACTTATTTGATGCTTGCTATAGTTATCACATGTATATTAGTACAGTTGAATTTCCTTAATCGTGCGTTAGATATATTCAATACCGCGGTAGTGACTCCAATTTATTACGTATTGTTTACGTCATGTGTAGTCTCTTTATCAGCTGTATTGTTCAAAGACTTTTTCTACATGGACTGGAAGGATATACTATCTTTCTTTTTAGGTTTTATAACTGTAGTGGGAGGAATCTTCCTactcaatgcatttaaatacatgaacaTATCCATGAAAAATCTGCCCAAAGCCCACAAAAAGGACACAGAGAAGCAGGATGAAAACGCCAACATGTCCGTCAATGGTGATATCATGTGTCACACCGACGACGAGGAAGATGTCGACGCTTACCAAAGACTTGCAAATAGTCATAGTGTGGCCAGCATGGACcatattgaatttgaaattgatacaaatttaaaaagttga
- the LOC134696214 gene encoding magnesium transporter NIPA2-like isoform X2 → MSDPNTTQSPLPNVTEPTEHMVSDEDIYGFWNGFSLAVISNAFIGSSFIFKKRGLIRIAKRRGTRADQGGYGYLKEWLWWLGMFLMIFGEILNFVAYAFAPATLVTPLGALSVIVAAVMSSIFLKERLNIIGKVSCGLCVIGSTVMVMHSPKETKVHTMDQMLEKVQEPGFIVFCLLLLVISMVFMIYLAPRYGSKSVMVYVTICATLGAFTVMGCKGMGVAVTQTIKGDQQFTNWFTYLMLAIVITCILVQLNFLNRALDIFNTAVVTPIYYVLFTSCVVSLSAVLFKDFFYMDWKDILSFFLGFITVVGGIFLLNAFKYMNISMKNLPKAHKKDTEKQDENANMSVNGDIMCHTDDEEDVDAYQRLANSHSVASMDHIEFEIDTNLKS, encoded by the exons ATGTCTGACCCTAATACTACTCAATCCCCCCTTCCGAACGTAACAGAACCCACAGAACATATGGTATCTGATGAAGATATCTATGGCTTCTGGAATGGCTTTAGTTTAGCCGTCATCTCCAACGCATTCATTGGCAGCAGCTTCATCTTCAAGAAACGGGGATTAATACGAATCGCTAAACGGAGAGGAACAAGAGCCG ATCAGGGTGGATATGGATATCTAAAAGAGTGGCTGTGGTGGCTTGGAATGTTCCTGA TGATTTTCGGAGAAATACTCAATTTTGTTGCCTACGCATTTGCCCCAGCAACATTGGTTACACCACTGGGCGCTCTGAGTGTTATTGTGGC AGCTGTTATGTCCTCAATTTTTCTGAAAGAAAGACTGAATATAATAGGTAAAGTGAGCTGTGGATTGTGTGTGATTGGATCAACAGTCATGGTTATGCAttctccaaaagagaccaaagtTCACACAATGGATCAAATGTTAGAAAAAGTTCAAGAGCCAG gttTCATCGTATTTTGTCTGCTACTTTTGGTTATATCAATGGTGTTCATGATATATCTAGCACCTCGATACGGAAGTAAATCTGTAATGGTTTACGTCACTATCTGCGCAACTCTCGGCGCTTTTACTGTGATGGGTTGTAAAGGAATGGGTGTAGCTGTTACACAGACAATAAAAGGGGACCAGCAATTCACGAACTGGTTTACTTATTTGATGCTTGCTATAGTTATCACATGTATATTAGTACAGTTGAATTTCCTTAATCGTGCGTTAGATATATTCAATACCGCGGTAGTGACTCCAATTTATTACGTATTGTTTACGTCATGTGTAGTCTCTTTATCAGCTGTATTGTTCAAAGACTTTTTCTACATGGACTGGAAGGATATACTATCTTTCTTTTTAGGTTTTATAACTGTAGTGGGAGGAATCTTCCTactcaatgcatttaaatacatgaacaTATCCATGAAAAATCTGCCCAAAGCCCACAAAAAGGACACAGAGAAGCAGGATGAAAACGCCAACATGTCCGTCAATGGTGATATCATGTGTCACACCGACGACGAGGAAGATGTCGACGCTTACCAAAGACTTGCAAATAGTCATAGTGTGGCCAGCATGGACcatattgaatttgaaattgatacaaatttaaaaagttga